DNA from Brassica napus cultivar Da-Ae chromosome C4, Da-Ae, whole genome shotgun sequence:
taagttttttcttAGACTGTGGacctttgtttttctttcagtcccatacttttatttttctaacatttcctatctttttcctttttctgtATGATAattcattttacatttaaaataaaaaatattacactacTTTATTCtatattagtattttaattttattttcctatgtcgaaatcatatgaaaatatctatttatatCAGTGTTTTTAAACCCGGACCGAACCGGCGGTCGGACCGGGTTGAACCATGAACCAAAAATAATCCGGGTTGGGTTAGTGTTAAAACCCAACTAAAATCGAACCAGTTAAAAACCCCTATCAAACCGTCAAAAACCCGGGAACCGGTGACCCAATGAACCGGCCAAACCCCGGTTCGTATATAAGCCAAAATCTTGTtaatgaaacaattaattttcttcctcttaaaataaaaataagatttattaaagattaataaagtatcgtctcttttctttttcttttgtcgtcTCTACAACTCGTAAATTATAAGATTCACAAAGTTTAATATTCACGtcaagatattttttttgtctacttctcactttgttttaattttatttcatgatcacttgttttgaagatttaaataattgaaacatTTACGTTTGtgaaatttgtatttcaaaatataacttttacctaatgtgtatataatttttttcttaaaagatgATGAACATTTAGAGTGATAAAATCTGCGAATAAAGTATAAATGtgcttttcatattgattttagattttaattgttatttttaagtttttctatACATTATGgctatttaaacattttatttgatatgatcttttttttaagaatatgcatattgtttataaaatatcattaaatttagtttaatctAAGTAAACCCGATCGAATCCGGTTCAGACCCGGTCAAACCACAATGATCCATGACCCAAAAAATTCTCGGTTCGCTAGCcgatccggttttaaaaacattgatttatatagtataaaatGATTAGTTTGATATATTaaggatataaaaataaataattatcttaaataattataatgtgTTATAAGATCCCGAAGTTATAATAGTCAATAATAACATACAATATGGTTTTGGTGGTCTCTCTTTTCATTCAATACAGTATTTTGAAAGACTTTACTCCATTAATATATTACTATATCTTAATGATTTTCAAGAATCTATTCAATATtacttgatattttttttcaagatttaCTCATGGATGATATTACACCATTaattatgatttattatttccatatcggtttttatttttaattaatttgtagATATCTTACtatttctttttctatatatgACTTGTTCTGTTCAAAAGTCTAATTAATTACTATTTGatcttttatttacatttattacaaattttttttatgctaaaatacatttattacaTCTTTtgatatcaatatatatatgcattaaatttcttatatacatatatatgatgTTCACAAATGCAATACAATTACATCCATTCATTTCTCTTGTATCACACAAAATGGctaaaaacacaatttttgcTATCTTTATGATCGTTCttgttctaggtttgtgttacatcttaaaatatgttaattattttcatGCTTCTTCTTTATTATCTGATGAGTTTTTGTTcaccatttttcatttttataaggACAGGAATTGAGATAATATTAATCtgttttaaatatgtattgttagggATGGGGATGAAGGACACACAAGGACAACAATTGTGTCATGAACGATTTATAGGAGCAACCCCTTGTGTACCTCCACAGTGTGCCGAACAATGTACTGCAAAGTGGGGAGAGAGAGCGGGAAGAGGGACATGTCTAGGAGGGCCAGGACCCGCCAATACCTGCCTCTGCACTTTTAAATGCCAAATttgatacttttttttgttactgtCATCAGatatattgtaataaaataatgggttggaaaaaaaagaatatagaatttttttttttagtttaatggGACTTTGAATTTTTATCTCATTATTTGACATCATATGAGAAACTAAAAACTGGAAGTTTAGCATTTGTGTCCatcataatcaaaatattaccaacaaaaaaaatgcaatttttaCAAAAGTTGCAGAATCTCTGGATTAGGTGATCTCTTGGCTTGACTACTTGAATGTTTTTATATAAGGGCATGATTATTGAGAATCTTTGCTTTTGGATCCTTAatacacatatatttgtatgtatatattatatacgcGTATATAATTGCGGACTAAAGACTTTAcgaaaacccaaaccgaaaattTCTTAAAGTTCTTAACCTGCaattatatacacatatataatatatacatacaaatatgTGTGTATTAAGGACCCAAGAGCAAAGACTCCAAATAATCATGCCCTAACTAAAATAGCGACACAGTGCTTCATTCTTTCACAGGTCCTTACACCAGGATCTCCATTAAGATATTATCGAAAGAAACTCGATAACAAAAGTGTTTTTAAcccgaacaaaaaaaattactaaataaaGATATGAATAAACAATTAACAATGTGTGCAAATTAAAGAGGAACGCAATGAAGGGAACAACATAAGATTAGGAGTAATTACCTCAAATCATCTAAACAAAgatttaatttgattaatttattcATGAAGGTTGCATCTACGAAGATATGGGTGATCAAACTGGATATACTTGGTCCAATACGGTCGATACTTGGACATAGCTAACTCCAACCACGGTTTCATGTTCCCATTATAATGAACCACTGCTGCATTCTCAATGTCTTTCTTTGCTATACTCGGGTTATATCCAAGTCCCAGAACGTGCCACGCCTTGTTTAAGGGATGTGTTAGTTCGTAAAACGTTATTAGTCCTGGTGGTAGTGTCCCTAGCTTCCACAGTGTCCTGTTCTCATTCTAAACAGcaacaatatatacataataagcAACCCATTAATCAACCATGTTGATGCAAAGGATTTAAGAGTTGTTTACCATGTTTTGCCACTTGTGGTAGATACCAGTGATGTCTCTCTTCTTCCACTCCTTTAGGTCGAACATGTTCATGCCATAAGCCCATCCACAAGCGTTTGGATTGAAGTTCCTCGCTATATGAGGATTCGAGAAGTTGAGATACTTGTCGAACCTGTGGAAACTCTCCCCGCAGGTTTCAACGGCACCGTTGACTTTGCCGTTCAGGTTGACTTCCCAGAGTGGAGTTAGGTCTTTCTGAACGATGATGTCGTCATCCAAGAAGAGGATTTTGTTCAGCTTGGGATAAACCTCAGGGAGGTAGAATCTCAAGTGATTCAACATGGATAGATACTTTGGGTTTCTGTATTTGAGATTCGAAGAGCCTGAAGTTGGATGATCTGCTTTGAAATAGAATTCCTTCATTGCTGCTGATTCAAGCTGACGAAGAACAGGGCAGTAAGATGAGTTGAGCCACTTAAACTCATCCACGTTTTCCACATGTATTGTTGCCTTTCCAGGTGGGTTTAGGAGGAACCACATGTTCATTGCTCCGAAATTGAGTTTATCCGTCACAAGGTGAAACACATGCTTCGAAGGATCCTgcccaaacaagaaaaaactTTTAATTCAACTCTGCAACTCATGACAGTAGGCCTGCGGGTTCGGGtagtttggtttttgattagttCGGTTCAACATAAAACTTACCAAATTAACCCTAAATaaagtttggtttgggttttgaAAATCCTACCTGAAGTTTTTGATTTGggttataaattttgttaaaatttcatataagcTTTGATTAAATTCAGTTAGTTTGGCTTTTTCGGTCCGGGATTTTGGTATGGTTTGGTTATagtttttttcaagaaaattgaaGTAACCGTTTGCCGGCCGAACGGAAAACCGAACTTTCCAACAACAGAAAAAAACAACCAAATCGaaccaaaattttcatttcggTTCGATGGGTTCCGTTCAAAATCCCATCAGGGATACACATAGAGAGGTAGGAGCACGAATACAAGAGAGAGTGGATAACTGTTTTACCTTGGCATTCATGATGGCTGAGTTAACAACCACTGATGCAGCTAACACGTTGTCAGAAAACAGGGCATAATGGTAAAGATTAGGGTTCTCTAGGTTTTCAGTGCGAGGGAACTTCCTTTTCACCGGAGAAAGAAGATAGTAATCGATGGTCAAGCGCATCGACAGGCAATGGATAGCATTTGGAATAGTTTTCGCT
Protein-coding regions in this window:
- the LOC106396807 gene encoding polygalacturonate 4-alpha-galacturonosyltransferase-like isoform X1, translating into MGLKRGLSGVNRIRGGGGSRSAALVTLIFLCVFAPPVFFVGRGVYIDSSNDYANASVKQSLDWRERLAMQSLRSLFSKEVLDVITASTAHLGPFSLDSSLKKNNFSPSWRELEVDTQQENQTASSSIVNAKRDTTSKGGSHQKVETPEMLYRRQLREKRRERRANELVQQHNDDTILKLENAAIERSKSVDSAVLGKYSIWRRENENDNSDSNIRLMRDQVIMARVYSGLAKLKNKTDLLQELQARIKDSQRVLGESTTDADLPRSAHDKLRDMGQVLAKAKMQLYDCKLVTGKLRAMLQTADEQVRSLKKQSTFLAQLAAKTIPNAIHCLSMRLTIDYYLLSPVKRKFPRTENLENPNLYHYALFSDNVLAASVVVNSAIMNAKDPSKHVFHLVTDKLNFGAMNMWFLLNPPGKATIHVENVDEFKWLNSSYCPVLRQLESAAMKEFYFKADHPTSGSSNLKYRNPKYLSMLNHLRFYLPEVYPKLNKILFLDDDIIVQKDLTPLWEVNLNGKVNGAVETCGESFHRFDKYLNFSNPHIARNFNPNACGWAYGMNMFDLKEWKKRDITGIYHKWQNMNENRTLWKLGTLPPGLITFYELTHPLNKAWHVLGLGYNPSIAKKDIENAAVVHYNGNMKPWLELAMSKYRPYWTKYIQFDHPYLRRCNLHE
- the LOC106396807 gene encoding polygalacturonate 4-alpha-galacturonosyltransferase-like isoform X4 gives rise to the protein MGLKRGLSGVNRIRGGGGSRSAALVTLIFLCVFAPPVFFVGRGVYIDSSNDYANASVKQISSSFLTQVLDVITASTAHLGPFSLDSSLKKNNFSPSWRELEVDTQENQTASSSIVNAKRDTTSKGGSHQKVETPEMLYRRQLREKRRERRANELVQQHNDDTILKLENAAIERSKSVDSAVLGKYSIWRRENENDNSDSNIRLMRDQVIMARVYSGLAKLKNKTDLLQELQARIKDSQRVLGESTTDADLPRSAHDKLRDMGQVLAKAKMQLYDCKLVTGKLRAMLQTADEQVRSLKKQSTFLAQLAAKTIPNAIHCLSMRLTIDYYLLSPVKRKFPRTENLENPNLYHYALFSDNVLAASVVVNSAIMNAKDPSKHVFHLVTDKLNFGAMNMWFLLNPPGKATIHVENVDEFKWLNSSYCPVLRQLESAAMKEFYFKADHPTSGSSNLKYRNPKYLSMLNHLRFYLPEVYPKLNKILFLDDDIIVQKDLTPLWEVNLNGKVNGAVETCGESFHRFDKYLNFSNPHIARNFNPNACGWAYGMNMFDLKEWKKRDITGIYHKWQNMNENRTLWKLGTLPPGLITFYELTHPLNKAWHVLGLGYNPSIAKKDIENAAVVHYNGNMKPWLELAMSKYRPYWTKYIQFDHPYLRRCNLHE
- the LOC106396807 gene encoding polygalacturonate 4-alpha-galacturonosyltransferase-like isoform X2, producing MGLKRGLSGVNRIRGGGGSRSAALVTLIFLCVFAPPVFFVGRGVYIDSSNDYANASVKQSLDWRERLAMQSLRSLFSKEVLDVITASTAHLGPFSLDSSLKKNNFSPSWRELEVDTQENQTASSSIVNAKRDTTSKGGSHQKVETPEMLYRRQLREKRRERRANELVQQHNDDTILKLENAAIERSKSVDSAVLGKYSIWRRENENDNSDSNIRLMRDQVIMARVYSGLAKLKNKTDLLQELQARIKDSQRVLGESTTDADLPRSAHDKLRDMGQVLAKAKMQLYDCKLVTGKLRAMLQTADEQVRSLKKQSTFLAQLAAKTIPNAIHCLSMRLTIDYYLLSPVKRKFPRTENLENPNLYHYALFSDNVLAASVVVNSAIMNAKDPSKHVFHLVTDKLNFGAMNMWFLLNPPGKATIHVENVDEFKWLNSSYCPVLRQLESAAMKEFYFKADHPTSGSSNLKYRNPKYLSMLNHLRFYLPEVYPKLNKILFLDDDIIVQKDLTPLWEVNLNGKVNGAVETCGESFHRFDKYLNFSNPHIARNFNPNACGWAYGMNMFDLKEWKKRDITGIYHKWQNMNENRTLWKLGTLPPGLITFYELTHPLNKAWHVLGLGYNPSIAKKDIENAAVVHYNGNMKPWLELAMSKYRPYWTKYIQFDHPYLRRCNLHE
- the LOC106396807 gene encoding polygalacturonate 4-alpha-galacturonosyltransferase-like isoform X3; this translates as MGLKRGLSGVNRIRGGGGSRSAALVTLIFLCVFAPPVFFVGRGVYIDSSNDYANASVKQISSSFLTQVLDVITASTAHLGPFSLDSSLKKNNFSPSWRELEVDTQQENQTASSSIVNAKRDTTSKGGSHQKVETPEMLYRRQLREKRRERRANELVQQHNDDTILKLENAAIERSKSVDSAVLGKYSIWRRENENDNSDSNIRLMRDQVIMARVYSGLAKLKNKTDLLQELQARIKDSQRVLGESTTDADLPRSAHDKLRDMGQVLAKAKMQLYDCKLVTGKLRAMLQTADEQVRSLKKQSTFLAQLAAKTIPNAIHCLSMRLTIDYYLLSPVKRKFPRTENLENPNLYHYALFSDNVLAASVVVNSAIMNAKDPSKHVFHLVTDKLNFGAMNMWFLLNPPGKATIHVENVDEFKWLNSSYCPVLRQLESAAMKEFYFKADHPTSGSSNLKYRNPKYLSMLNHLRFYLPEVYPKLNKILFLDDDIIVQKDLTPLWEVNLNGKVNGAVETCGESFHRFDKYLNFSNPHIARNFNPNACGWAYGMNMFDLKEWKKRDITGIYHKWQNMNENRTLWKLGTLPPGLITFYELTHPLNKAWHVLGLGYNPSIAKKDIENAAVVHYNGNMKPWLELAMSKYRPYWTKYIQFDHPYLRRCNLHE